GCACCACGGACGTGACGGGCACGGTGAAGCTGCCGGACAACGTCGAGATGGTCATGCCGGGCGACAACATCGCCATCGAGGTGGAGCTCATCACCCCGGTCGCGATGGAGAAGGAGCTCCGGTTCGCCGTCCGCGAGGGTGGCCGTACGGTGGGCGCCGGCGTCGTTGCGGAGATCATCGCCTAGTCGGCTTCCCGCCGACCGGCTTTCACGGGCACTGAGTTGCGGAGGGGAGGGCTGCTTTTGTAGCCTTCCCCTCTAGCATCTGGTGAAATGAACCATGCCTAAGGGTAACCGTTCCATCATCTCGCTCGAGTGCACCACGTGCAAAGAGCGGAACTACACGACCACGAAGAACAAGCGGAAGAGCCAGGACAAGCTCGAGCTGAGCAAGTTCTGCCCTCGGTGCCGCAAGCACACGGACCACAAGGAAGGCAAGGTCTAGGTCGTCCGTTCCATGAAGGTTTAGGCCAGTAGCTCCAACGGTAGAGCAGCGGTCTCCAAATCCGCGTGTTGGGGGTTCGAATCCCTCCTGGCCTGCCAGCTTCAGTACAGGGACCCCCGGTACCGAGCGGTGCCGGGGGTCCCTGCCTTTTCGCAGTCCCGCTTCCGCAGTCCCTCGTGAGGCACCATGGCGACGGCATCTGAGGCCAGCCAGCAGGCTAACCGCTCGGGCATCGACCCCAAGCGGCTCGTGGTCATCTTCTATCTCGTCGCCGGCATCGTCCTGGCCCTCTTCCTGGAGCACGTCTTCGGGTTGCTCTGGAGCCGGTTCGGTTGGAACGACGTGGAGCTCTTCGAAGGGCTCGGCTGGCGCGTGTCGACGCTGGTGGGCTATGTGGTCGCGCTGGCCCTGGTGCTGGCGGCCTACTTCAACCCTCGCACGCACACCCTCTCCATCGACGTGGCGTCCGAGCTCATGAAGGTCACTTGGCCTACCTGGTCGGAGACCCGCGCATCGACCATGGCCGTGGTCGTCGCCTCGCTGGTGGCGGCCGTTCTGCTCTTCTGCATCGACACCGTCGCCTACAACTTGATGGTGGAGTGGCTGCCTGCCCTGTGGGGGAAGCTGTAATGGCGAAGAAATGGTTCACGGTCCAGACCTACTCGAACTACGAGAACCAGGCGAAGAAGAACCTGGAAGAGCAGGTGCGCCTCAAGGGCCTGCAGGACCAGGATCTGATCGGTGAGATCCTCATCCCCATGGAGCAGGTCGTGGAGATGGTGAACGGCGAGAAGAAGACCACCCGCCGCAAGCTCTTCCCGGGCTACATCTTCGTCCAGATGGAGCTCAACGACATCACCGTCCACCTGGTGAAGAACACCTCCAAGGTGACAGGGTTTCCGGGCGTCGGCCAGAACGAGCAGCCCCGGCCCATGTCGGACCGCGAGGTCGAGCGCCTCACCGCGCAGGTCACCGAGGGCGCCCACAAAGCCAAGCCCAAGGTCCAGTTCGAGACCAGCGACACGGTGCGCGTCATCGACGGCCCGTTCGCGAACTTCAACGGCACCGTGGAAGAGGTCAACCCGGAGAAGGGCCGCGTGCGCGTGCTCGTCAGCATCTTCGGCCGTGCGACCCCCGTGGAGCTCGACTTCATGCAGGTGGAGAAGACCACCGGCTAGTTTCCCCAGTCTTCCGCGTCCGTCACCCGGGCGCGGATCAACGGGTGGGAGGGTCGTCCCGTCTGGCGACCCGTTGGAACCACCCTCTCGAAAGGCAGCAGTCCGCCGATGAAGAAGGTCACAGGTCAGGTCAAGTTGCAGATCCCCGCCGGCAAGGCGAACCCCGCCCCGCCGATTGGTCCCGCGCTCGGTCAGCAGGGCGTGAACATCATGGAGTTCTGCAAGCAGTTCAACGCCAAGACGCAGGCGGAGGCCAAGGAGGGTCTGATCATCCCGGTGATCATCACCGTGTATCAGGACCGCTCCTTCACCTTCATCCTGAAGACCCCTCCCGCCGCGATCCTCATCAAGAAGGCCGCGGGTCTCCACACGGAGAAGAAGAAGGGTTCGGGCGCGAAGAAGCCGGGCAAGGAGAAGGTGGGGACGATCACCCGCAAGCAGCTCGAGGAGATCGCCAACAAGAAGATCCAGGACACCACCGCCGCGTCCATCGAAGCCTGCATGAACACCATTGCTGGCACCGCGCGCTCCATGGGCATCGACGTCGTCGGCTAGCCCGCCCCATCTTTCAAGGATTCCTGCCATGGCTACCAATGGAAAGAAGTTCCGCGCGTCCAACGAGCTGGTGGACCGCAACAAGCGCTACCCTGTCGCCGAGGGCTTCGCGCTGCTGAAGAAGACGGTGGAGACCCGCGCGACGAAGTACGACCAGACGGTCGACGTCGCCATCAACCTGGGCGTGGACCCCAAGCACGCGGACCAGATGGTCCGTGGCGCCGTGGTGCTCCCGCACGGCACCGGCGCCACCGTGCGCGTGGCCGTGTTCGCCAAGGGTGAGCGCGCCACCGAGGCCGCCAACGCCGGCGCGGACATCGTGGGCGCGGAGGACCTCCAGAAGCGCATCGAGGAGGGCTTCCTCGACTTCGACACCGTCATCGCGACGCCGGACATGATGGGTATCGTCGGCCGCCTCGGTAAGGTACTCGGTCCCCGTGGCCTCATGCCGAACCCGAAGGTCGGCACGGTGACCATGGACGTCGCCAAGGCCATCCGCGACTCCAAGGGCGGTAAGGTGGACTTCCGCGCGGAGAAGGCGGGCATCGTCCACGCGAAGATGGGCAAGGCCTCCTTCGCCGCGGACAAGCTCGAGGCGAACTTCAACGCGCTGGTGGACCTGGTGATGAAGCTCAAGCCGGCCACCGCCAAGGGCGTGTACCTGAAGGGCATCGCCATCTCGACGACCATGGGGCCGGGCATCAAGCTCGACACCACGGAAATCCTGGCGCGTCACCGCTAGTCGCGGGTGTCAGGACGGGCAGGGAAGGGTGCGCTCCCTGACGGGGAGCGTCAGTCCCGTCGCCCGTAGAACATCAGCCCGATAGAAAGTGCTGGATCTTTGCGAAAGCCGGGGGTATAGGCCCCCGGCTTTTGCAATTGGAGCGCCATGTCGAGAGACGCGGCGTTTCGACCTGGTTCATGACAGCAGGGACCTGGAAGGGAGAAGACGCGTCCGTTGGGAACCGGGCAACCGGTCGGGCCGTCCATCCACTCCTGGTTCAAACGACCGCAAGGTCAGCCCTGCCGAGACTGGAGGTGCGGTGTGGTGCCTCTCGGAGGCCCCCCTCTCGCTCTGCCACTTTGGCCCAGGCATCACGCCCGACCGTCAGGTCGGGCCATGAAGGAGGTGAGTCAAGGTGCTGAAGAGCGAGAAGGAAGAGATGATCAAGGATCTTCACGAGAAGTTCACCCGGACCAAGACCGCGGTGCTCGTGGAGTCCTCCAAGGTGAACGTCGAGACCGTCACCAAGCTGCGTCGCAAGTTCCGCGAGGGCAAGGTTGAGTACAAGGTCATCAAGAACACGCTGGCGCGTCGTGCCGCTCAGGGTACGTCCGTCTCCGTGATTTCGGATGACTTCACGGGTCCCGTGGCGCTGTGCATCAGCTACGACGACGTGGTGGCTCCTGCGAAGATCCTGATGGATTTCATCAAGGACATGGAGACCATCAAGGTCCGTAGCGCCGTGGTGGACGGCAAGAAGATTGACGTCAACGGCGTGAAGGCGCTGGCGAAGATGCCGGGCCTCAACGAGCTGCGCGGGCAGTTGCTCGGCATGCTCAACCAGCCGGCAGGCAAGCTGGTTCGGACCATCGCGGCCCCCGGGTCGCAGCTCGCGCGGGTGCTGCAGGCCAACGCGGACAAGTCGCAGGGGCAGTAATCATCCCGAGAAGTTTTTCTACCGCAACCTCTTCGGTGCGGCAGCCCAGATGGGTCGCCCACCGTTAGTCAACCGCAGAAGGACACAGTTCAATGGCTGACCTGAATTCGATTGTCGACCAGCTCTCCTCGCTCACCGTCATGGAAGCGGCCGAGCTCGTGAAGCAGCTTGAGGCGAAGTGGGGCGTTTCCGCCGCCGCCGTGGCCGTTGCCGCCGCGGGCCCTGCCGCCGCCGCCGCTCCTGTCGAGGAGAAGACGGAGTTCAACGTGGTGCTGGCGAACGCCGGCGCCAACAAGATCAACGTCATCAAGGAGATCCGCGCCATCACCGGCCTGGGCCTGAAGGAGGCCAAGGACCTGGTCGAGGGCGCGCCCAAGACGGTCAAGGAAGGCGTCAACAAGGACGACGCCAAGAAGATCAAGGACCAGCTCGTCGCGGCTGGCGCCACCGTCGAGATCAAGTAGTTCTGTACAGGGGCTGCCCTGTTCTTCCGGGAAATCCCGGGCAGCCTGCTGATCGGATGAGCAGGCCGGCGCTCCCTTTGCTGGGGCGCCGGCTTTGCCCATTTGACATTTGCCAAATTTCCCGGCGCCGCCGCGCGTTACTGAAGTTTGCCCCGCCCGAGCAGCCGTCCCCGGAGACCGAATGCCGACGCAGATCCAGAACAATTTCCGCGTGCGGAAGACCTTCGCGAAAATCGCGAAGATCATCGACATTCCCAATCTCATCAACATCCAGAAGCAATCCTACGAGAAGTTCCTCCAGGCCGACATCGCCCCGGAGAAGCGTGAGGACCTTGGCCTTCAGGGTGTCTTCAAGTCCGTCTTCCCGATCCGGGACTTCAACGAGACCTCCTCGCTGGAGTTTGTGAGCTATCACCTGGAGAAGCCGAAGTACGACGTCGATGAGTGCCACCAGCGTGGAATGACCTACTCGGCGCCTATCAAGGTCGTCGTGCGCCTGGTCGTCTGGGACAAGGACGAGGAGACCGGCGCCCAGTCCATCCGCGACGTGAAGGAGCAGGAGGTCTACTTCGGCGAAATCCCGCTGATGACCCAGAACGGTACGTTCATCATCAACGGCACCGAGCGCGTCGTGGTGAGCCAGCTGCACCGCAGCCCGGGTGCGTTCTTCGACCACGACAAGGGCAAGAGCCACTCGTCGGGCAAGCTGCTCTACAACGCCCGCATCATCCCGTACCGCGGCTCGTGGATCGACTTCGAGTTCGACCACAAGGACCTGCTGTACGTGCGCATCGACCGGCGCCGCAAGCTGCCGGCCACCGTGCTCATCCGCGCCCTGGGCGCCGTCGGTGACACGGCGAAGAAGAACCCGCTCGACTTCAAGGGTTCCACCGAGGAGATCCTCAACTACTACTACGCCACCGAGACCATCTACCTGCAGAGCGCCGCGGACTTCGAGAAGTCCGTCGAGCTGGAGCTCCTGCCGGGTCAGCGCGCCACGCGCGACATCAAGACCAAGTCCGGTGAGCTGATCGTCAAGAAGAACCGCAAGTTCACGCGCGCCGCCATCAAGAAGCTCGAAGCGGCGAAGATGACCAAGCTGCCCATCGACGCGGACGAGCTCTTCACCAAGGTGTCCGCCTACGACGTGGTGGACGAGAACACCGGTGAGGTCATCCTCGAGTGCAACGAGGAGGTCTCGCAGGAGAAGGTGGACGAGCTCCTCAAGCGCGACATCAAGGAGTTCAAGGTCCTCTTCATCGACAACCTCAACGTGGGTCCGTACCTGCGTGAGACGTTGATGCTGGACAAGATCGAGTCGCCCGAGCAGGCCATCATGGAGATCTACCGGCGCCTGCGCCCGGGTGATCCCCCGACGCCGGAGACGGCGACGAACCTGTTCAGCAACCTGTTCTTCAACCCGGAGCGCTACGACCTGTCCAAGGTCGGCCGCCTCAAGCTGAACTTCAAGTTCAGCCTCGAGGAGCCCCTGGACGGTCAGATCCTGACCAAGCGCGACATCCTGGAGGTCATCCGCTACCTGATCGACCTGAAGAACGGCAAGGGGACGATCGACGACATCGACCACCTGGGCAACCGCCGCGTCCGCGCGGTGGGCGAGCTGCTGGAGAACCAGTACCGCATCGGCCTCGTCCGCATGGAGCGCGCGATCAAGGAGCGCATGAGCCTCCAGGAGATCGAGACGCTCATGCCGCACGACCTGATCAACGCCAAGCCGGTGACGGCGGTGATCAAGGAGTTCTTCGGGTCCAGCCAGCTGTCGCAGTTCATGGACCAGACGAACCCGCTCTCGGAAGTCACGCACAAGCGCCGTCTGTCCGCGCTCGGGCCTGGCGGCCTCACGCGTGAGCGCGCGGGCTTCGAAGTCCGCGACGTGCATCCGACGCACTACGGCCGCATCTGCCCCATCGAGACGCCGGAAGGCCCGAACATCGGCCTCATCGCGTCGCTGTCGACCTACGCGCGCGTCAACGAGTTCGGCTTCGTGGAGACGCCGTACCGCAAAGTGGACGCGGGCAGCGTGACGGGGGACGTGGCCTTCTACTCGGCGCTGGAGGAGGAGAAGCACACCATCGCCCAGGCGAACGCGGAGACGGACAAGAAGGGCAAGTTCGTCAACGCGCTGGTGCAGAGCCGCCGCAGCGGCGAGTTCGTCCAGGTCAAGGCCGAGGACGTGGACCTGATGGACGTGTCCCCGAACCAGCTGGTGTCGGTGGCCGCCTCCCTCATCCCGTTCCTGGAGAACGACGACGCGAACCGCGCGCTCATGGGCTCCAACATGCAGCGCCAGGCCGTGCCGCTGCTGCGCACGGCGGCGCCGCTCGTGGGCACGGGCATCGAGGCCATCGTGGCCCGCGACTCGGGCGTCACCTGCGTGGCGCGCCGTGACGGCATCGTGGAGTCGGTGGACGCCAGCCGCATCGTGGTGAAGGCGGACTCCAACGCGGCCCTGAGCGACGTGTCCAGCGAGGTGGACATCTACAACCTGCTCAAGTACCAGCGCTCCAACCAGAACACGTGCCTCAACCAGAAGCCCATCATCCGCAAGGGTGACCGGGTGAAGAAGGGCGACGTGATCGCGGACGGTCCGGCCACCGAGACCGGTGAGCTGGCGCTGGGGCAGAACATCGTCGTCGCGTTCATGCCGTGGCAGGGCTACAACTTCGAAGACTCCATCCTGCTCAGCGAGCGCATCCTCAAGGAGGACGTCTTCACGTCCATCCACATCGAGGAGTTCGAGTGCATCGCGCGCGACACCAAGCTGGGCAAGGAGGAGATCACCCGCGACATCCCGAACGTGGGTGAGGAAGCCCTCAAGGACCTGGACGAGAGCGGCATCATCCGCATCGGCGCCGAGGTGAAGCCCGGCGACGTGCTGGTGGGCAAGATCACTCCGAAGGGCGAGACCCAGCTCTCCCCCGAAGAGAAGCTGCTGCGCGCCATCTTCGGTGAGAAGGCCGGCGACGTGCGCGACAGCTCCCTGCGCGTGCCCCCGGGCGTCGTGGGCACCGTCATCAACGCCAAGGTGTTCAGCCGCAAGGGCGTGGAGAAGGACGAGCGCGCCAAGCAGATCGAGTCCATGGAGGAGGCGAAGCTCCTCAAGGACCAGAACGACGAGATCAAGGTCCTCCAGGACTCCGCGTACAGCCGCCTCCGTGGGCTGGTCCGCGGCAAGGAGGTCCAGGGCAAGCTCGTGGACGACAAGGGGAAGATCCTCCTGAAGAAGGGGGACATCCTCAACGACGAGCTGCTGGCCACGGTGCCGTACAAGTACTGGGGCGAGATCTCCGTGGGCGACCCGCTGGACGCGCGCCTGCGCGACATCCTGCGCAGCCTGGAGGATACGAAGGAGGCCGTGAAGCTGGCCTTCGGTGAGAAGATCGCCCGCATCAAGAAGGGCGACGAGCTTCCCCCGGGCGTCATCAAGATGGTGAAGGTGTACGTCGCCATCAAGCGCAAGCTCGCGGTGGGCGACAAGATGGCCGGCCGCCACGGCAACAAGGGCGTCGTGTCCCGCGTCCTCCCCGAGGAGGACATGCCGTACCTGGAGGATGGCCGTCCGGTGGACATCGTCCTCAACCCGCTCGGCGTTCCCAGCCGCATGAACATCGGGCAGATCCTCGAGGTCCACCTGGGCTGGGCCGCGAAGGGCGTGGGCGAGCAGCTGCAGCGCTACATCGACGAGAACTTCAGCGGCGAGCAGCTCAAGAAGCAGCTGAAGACCATCTACGACGACAAGGCCTTCGGCGACTTCGTGGACGGCCTGTCCGACCAGGAGGTCCAGGACCTCTGCCGCCGCCTGAAGAAGGGCATCCACGTGGCGACGCCGGTGTTCGACGGCGCCCGCGAGACGGAGCTGCACGCCCTCTTCGACGAAGGCCGGCTGCCGCGCTCGGGCCAGATGGTGCTCTTCGACGGCCGCACGGGTGAGCCGTTCGACCAGAACGTCACCGTGGGCGTGATGTACATGCTCAAGCTGCACCACCTGGTGGACGAGAAGATCCACGCCCGTTCCATCGGGCCCTACTCGCTCGTCACGCAGCAGCCCCTGGGCGGCAAGGCCCAGTTCGGCGGCCAGCGTCTGGGCGAGATGGAAGTGTGGGCGATGGAGGCCTACGGCGCGGCGTACACGCTGCAGGAGTTCCTCACGGTCAAGTCGGACGACGTGGTGGGCCGCACGCGCATGTACGAGGCGATCGTCAAGGGCGACAACGTCCTGGAGAGCGGCCTGCCCGAGTCGTTCAACGTGCTGCTCAAGGAGCTCCAGTCGCTGGCCCTGGACGTGGAGCTGCTGGAGAGCGCGCCCCCGGAGCGGCAGCGCAGCTTCGGCGGTGACTTCCTGGGTGGCGGCGACGGCGAGGACCGGAAGTCGGGGACCGAGGCCTAGGCCTTTTCAAAGAAGCCGGTGCGCCCGCCTGACCGGCTGGCTGCTTCCTCGTGGAGGGAGCGGCTGGCCGGGCGCAGGGCGGGGGCCCGAAACGTTTGGCGCCCTGAGCGCTCATAAGTTTTCGGAGGCAACGTGAAGGACATTTTCAACTTCTTCGAGAAGCCGAAGGACCCGCTGTCGTTCAACGCCATCCGCATCGCGCTGGCGTCGCCCGACAAGATCCGCCAGTGGTCGCACGGCGAGGTGAAGAAGCCGGAGACGATCAACTACCGCACCTTCAAGCCGGAGCGGGACGGCCTGTTCTGCGCCCGCATCTTCGGGCCGGTGAAGGACTACGAGTGCAACTGCGGCAAGTACAAGCGCATGAAGCACCGTGGCGTCGTGTGCGAGAAGTGCGGCGTGGAGGTCATCCAGTCCAAGGTGCGCCGTGAGCGCCTGGGCCACATCACGCTGGCCACGCCCGTGGCCCACATCTGGTTCCTCAAGTCGCTGCCCAGCCGCATCGGCAACCTGCTCGACATCACCCTCAAGGAGATGGAGAAGGTGCTGTACTGCGAGAGCTACATGGTCATCGACCCGAAGGCGACGCCGCTGCAGCGTGGCGAGCTCGTCTCCGAGGAGAAGATGCACCGGCTCTTCCAGGAACACGGCGAGGACTCGTTCACCGCGGGCATGGGCGGCGAGGCCGTCCGCGAGATGCTCAAGTCCCTGGACGTGGAGAAGCTGTCCGAGGAACTGCGCAAGGACATGCGCGAGACCACCAGCGAGGCGAAGCGGAAGAAGTACGCCAAGCGCCTGAAGGTGGCCGAGGCGTTTCGCGTCTCCGGCAACAAGCCGGAGTGGATGATGCTGGACGTCATCCCGGTCATCCCGCCCGACCTGCGCCCCCTGGTGCCCCTGGACGGCGGCCGCTTCGCGACCTCCGACCTCAACGACCTGTACCGCCGCGTCATCAACCGCAACAACCGCCTCAAGCGGCTGCAGGAGCTGAACGCGCCGGACATCATCATCCGCAACGAGAAGCGGATGCTCCAGGAGGCCGTGGACGCGCTGTTCGACAACGGCCGCCGCGGCAAGACCATCACCGGCCCGAACAAGCGGCCGCTGAAGTCGCTGTCCGACATGCTCAAGGGCAAGCAGGGCCGGTTCCGTCAGAACCTGCTCGGCAAGCGCGTGGACTACTCGGGCCGCTCCGTCATCGTCGTGGGCCCCGAGCTGCGCCTGCACCAGTGCGGCCTGCCGAAGATCATGGCGCTCGAGCTCTTCAAGCCGTTCATCTACAACAAGCTTGAAGAGAAGGGCTACGTCACCACCATCAAGTCCGCGAAGAAGATGGTGGAGAAGGAGCGTCCGGAGGTCTGGGACATCCTCGAGGACGTGATCCGCGAGCACCCGGTGCTCCTCAACCGCGCCCCCACGCTGCACCGCCTGGGCATGCAGGCCTTCGAGCCCGTCCTCATCGAGGGCAAGGCCATCCAGCTGCACCCGCTGGTGTGCGCCGCGTTCAACGCGGACTTCGACGGCGACCAGATGGCCGTGCACGTGCCGCTGTCCATCGAAGCTCAGATGGAAGCGCGCGTGCTGATGATGTCGACGAACAACATCCTCAGCCCCGCGAACGGCAAGCCCATCATCGTCCCGACGCAGGACATGGTGCTCGGCATCTACTACATGACGCGCGCCCGCGAGTTCGCCAACGGCGAAGGCCGCGTGTTCGCGTCGCCGGACGAGGTGCGCGCCGCGTACGACCACGGTGAGGTCCACCTGCAGGCCAAGGTGGTGTGCCGCATCGACGGCAAGCGCAAGGAGACCACGGTCGGCCGCGTGCTGCTGTGGGAAGTCGTGCCGCGCCGCGTGGGCTTCGACGCCATCAACAAGGTGCTCGACAAGAAGTCGCTCGGTAACCTCATCGACCTCTGCTACCGCCTCACGGGCGAGAAGGAGACGGTGCTGCTGGCCGACCGCATCCGCAGCGCGGGCTACTTCCACGCGACCCGCGCCGGTATCTCCATCGCGCTCAAGGACATGATCATCCCTGCGAAGAAGCAGGAGTTCCTGGACTACGCGCGCAAGGAAGTGGCGGAGATCGAGAACCAGTACCTGGAAGGCCTCATCACCGACGGTGAGCGCTACAACAAGGTCATCGATATCTGGGCGGAGATCACCGAGAAGGTCGCCCAGGAGATGATGCAGCAGATCTCCCAGGACGAGGCTTCCGGGGACGTGGACGGCAAGCGCGTGACGCGCAAGCAGCCGTCCTTCAACCCCATCTACATCATGGCCGACTCCGGCGCCCGCGGCAGCGCCCAGCAGATCCGCCAGCTGGCGGGTATGCGCGGCCTGATGGCGAAGCCCTCCGGCGAAATCATCGAGACGCCCATCACGGCCAACTTCCGTGAAGGCCTCTCCGTGCTCCAGTACTTCATCTCCACGCACGGCGCCCGCAAGGGCCTGGCGGACACGGCGCTCAAGACGGCCAACTCCGGTTATCTCACCCGCCGTCTCGTGGACGTGGCGCAGGACGCCATCATCAACGAGTACGACTGCGGCACCATGGACGGTCTGTTTATTGGCGCCCTGGTCGAGGGCGGCGAGATCATCGAGCCCTTGGGTGAGCGCATCCTGGGCCGCGTGGCCCTGGACGACATCCTCGACCCGGTGACGGGCGAGGTGCTGGTGCGCGCCAACGAGGAGATCGACGAGGACCGCGTCCGCCGCATCGAGAACAGCGGTCTGGACAAGGTGAAGATCCGCTCGGTGCTCACCTGCCAGGCCAAGCGCGGCATCTGCG
The genomic region above belongs to Corallococcus caeni and contains:
- the rpmG gene encoding 50S ribosomal protein L33, with amino-acid sequence MPKGNRSIISLECTTCKERNYTTTKNKRKSQDKLELSKFCPRCRKHTDHKEGKV
- the secE gene encoding preprotein translocase subunit SecE, with the translated sequence MATASEASQQANRSGIDPKRLVVIFYLVAGIVLALFLEHVFGLLWSRFGWNDVELFEGLGWRVSTLVGYVVALALVLAAYFNPRTHTLSIDVASELMKVTWPTWSETRASTMAVVVASLVAAVLLFCIDTVAYNLMVEWLPALWGKL
- the nusG gene encoding transcription termination/antitermination protein NusG — protein: MAKKWFTVQTYSNYENQAKKNLEEQVRLKGLQDQDLIGEILIPMEQVVEMVNGEKKTTRRKLFPGYIFVQMELNDITVHLVKNTSKVTGFPGVGQNEQPRPMSDREVERLTAQVTEGAHKAKPKVQFETSDTVRVIDGPFANFNGTVEEVNPEKGRVRVLVSIFGRATPVELDFMQVEKTTG
- the rplK gene encoding 50S ribosomal protein L11 produces the protein MKKVTGQVKLQIPAGKANPAPPIGPALGQQGVNIMEFCKQFNAKTQAEAKEGLIIPVIITVYQDRSFTFILKTPPAAILIKKAAGLHTEKKKGSGAKKPGKEKVGTITRKQLEEIANKKIQDTTAASIEACMNTIAGTARSMGIDVVG
- the rplA gene encoding 50S ribosomal protein L1, coding for MATNGKKFRASNELVDRNKRYPVAEGFALLKKTVETRATKYDQTVDVAINLGVDPKHADQMVRGAVVLPHGTGATVRVAVFAKGERATEAANAGADIVGAEDLQKRIEEGFLDFDTVIATPDMMGIVGRLGKVLGPRGLMPNPKVGTVTMDVAKAIRDSKGGKVDFRAEKAGIVHAKMGKASFAADKLEANFNALVDLVMKLKPATAKGVYLKGIAISTTMGPGIKLDTTEILARHR
- the rplJ gene encoding 50S ribosomal protein L10 translates to MLKSEKEEMIKDLHEKFTRTKTAVLVESSKVNVETVTKLRRKFREGKVEYKVIKNTLARRAAQGTSVSVISDDFTGPVALCISYDDVVAPAKILMDFIKDMETIKVRSAVVDGKKIDVNGVKALAKMPGLNELRGQLLGMLNQPAGKLVRTIAAPGSQLARVLQANADKSQGQ
- the rplL gene encoding 50S ribosomal protein L7/L12, producing the protein MADLNSIVDQLSSLTVMEAAELVKQLEAKWGVSAAAVAVAAAGPAAAAAPVEEKTEFNVVLANAGANKINVIKEIRAITGLGLKEAKDLVEGAPKTVKEGVNKDDAKKIKDQLVAAGATVEIK
- the rpoB gene encoding DNA-directed RNA polymerase subunit beta gives rise to the protein MPTQIQNNFRVRKTFAKIAKIIDIPNLINIQKQSYEKFLQADIAPEKREDLGLQGVFKSVFPIRDFNETSSLEFVSYHLEKPKYDVDECHQRGMTYSAPIKVVVRLVVWDKDEETGAQSIRDVKEQEVYFGEIPLMTQNGTFIINGTERVVVSQLHRSPGAFFDHDKGKSHSSGKLLYNARIIPYRGSWIDFEFDHKDLLYVRIDRRRKLPATVLIRALGAVGDTAKKNPLDFKGSTEEILNYYYATETIYLQSAADFEKSVELELLPGQRATRDIKTKSGELIVKKNRKFTRAAIKKLEAAKMTKLPIDADELFTKVSAYDVVDENTGEVILECNEEVSQEKVDELLKRDIKEFKVLFIDNLNVGPYLRETLMLDKIESPEQAIMEIYRRLRPGDPPTPETATNLFSNLFFNPERYDLSKVGRLKLNFKFSLEEPLDGQILTKRDILEVIRYLIDLKNGKGTIDDIDHLGNRRVRAVGELLENQYRIGLVRMERAIKERMSLQEIETLMPHDLINAKPVTAVIKEFFGSSQLSQFMDQTNPLSEVTHKRRLSALGPGGLTRERAGFEVRDVHPTHYGRICPIETPEGPNIGLIASLSTYARVNEFGFVETPYRKVDAGSVTGDVAFYSALEEEKHTIAQANAETDKKGKFVNALVQSRRSGEFVQVKAEDVDLMDVSPNQLVSVAASLIPFLENDDANRALMGSNMQRQAVPLLRTAAPLVGTGIEAIVARDSGVTCVARRDGIVESVDASRIVVKADSNAALSDVSSEVDIYNLLKYQRSNQNTCLNQKPIIRKGDRVKKGDVIADGPATETGELALGQNIVVAFMPWQGYNFEDSILLSERILKEDVFTSIHIEEFECIARDTKLGKEEITRDIPNVGEEALKDLDESGIIRIGAEVKPGDVLVGKITPKGETQLSPEEKLLRAIFGEKAGDVRDSSLRVPPGVVGTVINAKVFSRKGVEKDERAKQIESMEEAKLLKDQNDEIKVLQDSAYSRLRGLVRGKEVQGKLVDDKGKILLKKGDILNDELLATVPYKYWGEISVGDPLDARLRDILRSLEDTKEAVKLAFGEKIARIKKGDELPPGVIKMVKVYVAIKRKLAVGDKMAGRHGNKGVVSRVLPEEDMPYLEDGRPVDIVLNPLGVPSRMNIGQILEVHLGWAAKGVGEQLQRYIDENFSGEQLKKQLKTIYDDKAFGDFVDGLSDQEVQDLCRRLKKGIHVATPVFDGARETELHALFDEGRLPRSGQMVLFDGRTGEPFDQNVTVGVMYMLKLHHLVDEKIHARSIGPYSLVTQQPLGGKAQFGGQRLGEMEVWAMEAYGAAYTLQEFLTVKSDDVVGRTRMYEAIVKGDNVLESGLPESFNVLLKELQSLALDVELLESAPPERQRSFGGDFLGGGDGEDRKSGTEA
- the rpoC gene encoding DNA-directed RNA polymerase subunit beta' translates to MKDIFNFFEKPKDPLSFNAIRIALASPDKIRQWSHGEVKKPETINYRTFKPERDGLFCARIFGPVKDYECNCGKYKRMKHRGVVCEKCGVEVIQSKVRRERLGHITLATPVAHIWFLKSLPSRIGNLLDITLKEMEKVLYCESYMVIDPKATPLQRGELVSEEKMHRLFQEHGEDSFTAGMGGEAVREMLKSLDVEKLSEELRKDMRETTSEAKRKKYAKRLKVAEAFRVSGNKPEWMMLDVIPVIPPDLRPLVPLDGGRFATSDLNDLYRRVINRNNRLKRLQELNAPDIIIRNEKRMLQEAVDALFDNGRRGKTITGPNKRPLKSLSDMLKGKQGRFRQNLLGKRVDYSGRSVIVVGPELRLHQCGLPKIMALELFKPFIYNKLEEKGYVTTIKSAKKMVEKERPEVWDILEDVIREHPVLLNRAPTLHRLGMQAFEPVLIEGKAIQLHPLVCAAFNADFDGDQMAVHVPLSIEAQMEARVLMMSTNNILSPANGKPIIVPTQDMVLGIYYMTRAREFANGEGRVFASPDEVRAAYDHGEVHLQAKVVCRIDGKRKETTVGRVLLWEVVPRRVGFDAINKVLDKKSLGNLIDLCYRLTGEKETVLLADRIRSAGYFHATRAGISIALKDMIIPAKKQEFLDYARKEVAEIENQYLEGLITDGERYNKVIDIWAEITEKVAQEMMQQISQDEASGDVDGKRVTRKQPSFNPIYIMADSGARGSAQQIRQLAGMRGLMAKPSGEIIETPITANFREGLSVLQYFISTHGARKGLADTALKTANSGYLTRRLVDVAQDAIINEYDCGTMDGLFIGALVEGGEIIEPLGERILGRVALDDILDPVTGEVLVRANEEIDEDRVRRIENSGLDKVKIRSVLTCQAKRGICVECYGRDLARGRKVSVGEAVGVIAAQSIGEPGTQLTMRTFHIGGAATRRAEQSSLENRYAGSVKFAGLNTVQKADGTLVAMNRNGEIVVVDESGRERERYQIIYGARILVKENQKLEPGVLLAEWDPFAIPLLTEVGGVVRYEDIIEGVTMSETLDEVTGLSRKTVIESKDPEARPRVTIRDAAGNVKDLPSSRNQASYFLPQGAIITVNDQDEISAGEVIAKVPRETTKTKDITGGLPRVAELFEARKPKDAAAIAEIDGVVSFGKDTKGKRKLIITPEVSGEQRADLAKEYLISKGKSINVHSGDRVKAGEAMMDGAANPHDILKVLGEKELARYLVDEVQEVYRLQGVKINDKHIETIVRQMLRRVRVTDVGDTNFLVDEQVEKWVFEEENEKVMSEGKRPAVGEPLLLGITKASLSTESFISSASFQETTKVLTEAAINGKVDYLRGLKENVIMGRLIPAGTGLPNYKHLDIEVESPTDEVNEMEAALAATHGDTGPLAPPPSRPDTRSTDVA